One window from the genome of Oceanisphaera sp. IT1-181 encodes:
- a CDS encoding IS1595 family transposase, with amino-acid sequence MKSTGFAKLKRQLTELQPRQRHELLILLQQPDSFPELIARLEELTASHPTCPHCRDDAPYKWGSMNGRQRYRCRACKKTFTSLTGTPLAGLRMAERWLEYAEQMMESTTLRKAAKKCQINLGTSFRWRHRFLQLVDYTKSSELGGIVEADETFIRESFKGKRDLSKRKPRRRGSDKKNIKWVKVMVLRDRNHNEADFVMKRFTLRKLERCLLPRLRSGAVLCSDGHLNYEALAAKHHLLHKPVNSSVGQRVREEIFHIQGVNAYHSRLKQWIMRFHGVATKYLHRYLGWFRWFEHTRKADAQPIDFIWQCAVQPRFQQLKRT; translated from the coding sequence ATGAAAAGTACAGGTTTCGCCAAACTTAAACGCCAACTGACTGAACTCCAGCCTCGGCAGCGGCATGAACTGCTGATACTGCTTCAGCAACCAGACTCGTTTCCCGAGCTCATTGCTCGACTAGAAGAACTCACTGCTTCACACCCAACATGCCCTCATTGCCGCGATGATGCTCCCTATAAGTGGGGAAGCATGAATGGTAGACAGCGTTACCGCTGCCGGGCTTGCAAGAAGACATTTACCTCTCTGACCGGCACGCCACTTGCTGGGCTTCGAATGGCTGAGCGGTGGTTGGAATATGCGGAGCAGATGATGGAATCCACAACACTTCGCAAAGCCGCCAAAAAGTGTCAGATAAACTTAGGTACATCATTCAGGTGGCGACACCGCTTTCTGCAACTGGTTGATTATACTAAGTCTTCTGAGCTGGGCGGTATCGTCGAAGCCGATGAAACGTTTATACGTGAATCCTTCAAAGGCAAGCGGGATCTCAGTAAGAGAAAACCTCGCCGCCGTGGTAGCGATAAGAAAAACATTAAGTGGGTCAAAGTGATGGTACTGCGCGACCGCAACCACAACGAAGCCGACTTTGTAATGAAACGCTTTACGCTCAGAAAGCTGGAACGCTGCCTGCTGCCGCGATTACGGTCTGGCGCTGTGCTCTGTAGCGATGGCCATCTTAACTACGAGGCGTTGGCAGCCAAACATCACTTGCTTCACAAGCCGGTTAACAGCAGTGTCGGTCAGCGGGTACGTGAAGAGATATTCCATATCCAGGGTGTGAATGCTTATCACAGTCGACTAAAGCAATGGATAATGCGTTTTCATGGTGTCGCCACCAAGTACCTTCATCGTTACCTTGGTTGGTTCAGGTGGTTTGAGCATACTAGGAAAGCTGATGCTCAACCTATTGATTTTATATGGCAATGTGCGGTTCAGCCGCGTTTTCAACAACTAAAGCGAACATAG
- a CDS encoding DUF2971 domain-containing protein: MSKIYKYFSNDVIQLVFQKEGFCGVKCSLPQDYNDPYELFLGMDLNTPADQLAFYNDIISDIPQSPTTCFSKSPIVAPMWAHYANNHTGFVLEFELEKLQEHFKGNPLWDVTYRDAPSEHLQPILQRAAVLKKPRHSYALQEYIFVESYFAKYDDWKYEQECRFVDMKKVTEKVAGNYILYIPCDLVTGIIIGSKYPKESVGLAQEIAKENELTWYELVIGKSHPKPYMKNESNDVFTFSDSDILIASNTCDSCSEPLIAESDLCPWCSITEAHEDDAARSNPFRMLSSMGQLDSYMKSMGKIGK, encoded by the coding sequence ATGTCAAAAATATATAAATACTTTTCAAATGATGTAATCCAACTCGTTTTCCAAAAAGAAGGATTTTGTGGTGTAAAATGCTCTTTACCACAGGATTATAATGATCCCTATGAGCTTTTTCTTGGTATGGATTTAAACACTCCTGCGGATCAACTTGCTTTTTACAATGATATTATTTCTGATATTCCACAAAGTCCTACAACATGTTTTTCTAAGTCTCCGATTGTTGCCCCTATGTGGGCGCATTATGCAAATAACCATACAGGTTTCGTATTAGAGTTTGAGTTAGAGAAGTTGCAAGAACATTTTAAAGGTAACCCTCTTTGGGATGTTACTTATAGAGATGCGCCAAGTGAGCATCTTCAACCTATCCTTCAAAGAGCCGCTGTTTTAAAAAAACCACGTCACTCGTATGCCTTACAAGAATATATTTTTGTTGAATCATATTTTGCTAAATACGATGACTGGAAATATGAGCAAGAATGCCGGTTTGTTGATATGAAAAAGGTAACGGAGAAAGTAGCAGGGAATTATATTTTATACATTCCCTGTGATTTGGTGACTGGTATTATTATTGGTTCAAAATACCCTAAGGAAAGCGTTGGCTTAGCGCAGGAAATAGCTAAAGAAAATGAATTGACTTGGTATGAGTTAGTAATCGGTAAAAGCCACCCGAAACCATATATGAAAAATGAGTCTAATGATGTTTTCACCTTCTCTGATAGCGATATTTTAATTGCGTCCAATACTTGCGATAGTTGCTCAGAACCATTAATAGCAGAGAGCGATTTATGTCCTTGGTGTAGCATAACTGAAGCTCATGAGGATGACGCTGCTCGAAGTAACCCATTTAGAATGTTAAGTTCAATGGGGCAACTGGACAGTTATATGAAATCTATGGGTAAAATAGGAAAATAG
- a CDS encoding PIN domain-containing protein, translating into MKNLFIDTNVFLSFYHLSNDDLEEIHKLAVLIKQKEIRLWLTEQVVDEFSRNREVKVHDAIKKLKEHKIKGAFPQFCKDYDEYGVLKELQSAYGKVHSKLLKKITKDALSSKFKADEKITELFNAAKRIETSKEVLKYARLRLDVGNPPGKNGSIGDAINWDALILTLPEKEELHFVADDKDYYSVLDENLPKDFLVKEWSHKKESEIIFYRRLSQFFKANYPDIKLASEFEKEIEIKALYQSSNFVRTHGVIDRLSKFDDFSTTQVKQLIEACLENDQVKWIFSDDDVFDFYTDLVKKNKKLISSDLLEIMEKMIAECAEE; encoded by the coding sequence ACTTGCAGTCTTAATCAAACAGAAAGAGATTAGACTTTGGCTCACAGAGCAAGTGGTAGATGAGTTTTCTAGAAATAGAGAAGTAAAAGTCCATGATGCAATTAAAAAACTAAAAGAACATAAAATTAAAGGGGCATTTCCCCAATTCTGTAAAGATTATGATGAATACGGTGTGTTGAAAGAATTACAGTCAGCATATGGAAAGGTACATTCAAAGTTATTAAAAAAAATTACAAAAGATGCTTTATCTAGCAAGTTCAAAGCAGATGAAAAAATTACCGAGTTATTCAACGCTGCAAAGCGCATTGAGACTTCGAAAGAGGTATTGAAATATGCAAGATTGAGATTAGATGTTGGTAACCCTCCAGGAAAAAATGGTTCTATTGGGGATGCTATCAATTGGGACGCTTTAATCTTAACTCTTCCAGAAAAAGAAGAATTACACTTCGTTGCCGATGATAAAGATTATTATTCGGTGTTGGATGAAAACTTGCCAAAAGATTTTTTAGTAAAAGAGTGGTCTCATAAAAAAGAATCTGAGATTATTTTTTATCGCCGTTTGTCACAGTTTTTTAAAGCAAATTATCCAGATATTAAATTGGCTAGTGAATTTGAAAAAGAAATTGAAATAAAAGCATTATATCAAAGTTCAAACTTTGTACGTACACATGGTGTAATCGATAGACTTTCAAAATTTGATGACTTTAGTACAACACAGGTGAAGCAGTTAATAGAAGCATGTTTAGAAAACGATCAGGTTAAATGGATTTTTAGTGATGATGACGTGTTTGACTTCTATACAGATCTTGTAAAAAAGAATAAAAAACTAATTTCAAGTGACTTGCTTGAAATTATGGAAAAAATGATTGCAGAGTGTGCAGAAGAGTAG